In Arthrobacter citreus, a single genomic region encodes these proteins:
- the fabI gene encoding enoyl-ACP reductase FabI has protein sequence MISLKGKTYVVMGVANFRSIAWGIAQSLHSAGANLIFTYANERLEKGVRELAESLENPNNILVQCDVTSDEDLAKCFATIKEKVGAIHGVAHCIAFANKEDLKGDFVDTSRDGYLLSQNISAYSLVGVAREAKELMAEGGSIVTLTYLGGERVMQNYNLMGVSKAALEASVRYLANDLGRYNIRVNSISAGPIRTLSAKGVGDFNSILKEIEEKAPLRRNVTQEEVGDSALFLFSDLARGITGENIHVDSGYHIMG, from the coding sequence ATGATTTCATTAAAAGGTAAAACATATGTAGTTATGGGTGTAGCAAACTTCCGTAGTATCGCATGGGGAATTGCACAATCATTACATAGCGCTGGAGCAAACTTAATTTTTACATACGCAAATGAAAGATTAGAAAAAGGGGTACGTGAACTAGCTGAGTCACTAGAAAATCCAAATAATATTCTTGTTCAATGTGATGTAACTAGCGACGAAGATTTAGCAAAATGCTTTGCTACAATTAAAGAGAAAGTTGGAGCAATTCACGGTGTAGCACACTGTATCGCATTTGCAAATAAAGAGGATTTAAAAGGCGATTTCGTAGATACAAGTCGTGACGGATACCTTTTATCACAAAACATTAGTGCTTACTCTTTAGTAGGTGTAGCTCGTGAAGCAAAGGAATTAATGGCTGAAGGCGGCAGTATCGTTACTCTAACTTACTTAGGTGGAGAGCGCGTAATGCAAAACTACAACTTAATGGGTGTTTCTAAAGCAGCTTTAGAAGCTTCTGTACGTTATTTAGCAAATGACCTTGGTAGATATAATATTCGCGTAAACTCAATTTCTGCAGGACCAATCCGTACGCTTTCTGCAAAAGGAGTAGGTGACTTTAATTCGATCTTAAAAGAGATTGAAGAAAAAGCTCCGTTACGTAGAAATGTAACACAAGAAGAAGTCGGAGATTCTGCACTATTCTTATTTAGTGACTTAGCAAGAGGTATTACTGGAGAAAACATTCACGTTGACTCAGGATACCATATAATGGGATAA
- a CDS encoding rod shape-determining protein RodA: MKEDRTSPFQIDFKLLFILFCIAVVSYLAITSAMPSLPANLRNINFAAQQIKWYIIGLVGIAAIMIIDFDRYKNVIWYMYGFGLILLLGLELHIPGAQTIKGATAWYSIPGVGNFQPSELMKIFMIIILGTVISRHNETYAVRGKREDILLLGKIFGFAVPPLLLIAKEPDLGNTMVMCAIIASMILVSGIRWRYILGLVALTVGLGSLMVYLYFYHFQFFTSHILEEYQLNRFYGWLAPYEYPSQGYQLTQALMAAGSGMLTGKGFHNGEAYFPEPHTDFIFTVICEQYGFIGASIVISLFFLLIYRMIHIALESNDKFGSYICAGVVGMFTFQVFQNIGMTIGLLPITGITLPFVSYGGSSLATNLLAIGFILNVRSRTNKYMFD; this comes from the coding sequence ATGAAGGAAGACCGTACATCTCCCTTTCAAATTGATTTTAAATTACTATTCATTCTATTTTGTATAGCAGTTGTAAGTTATCTTGCAATTACAAGTGCAATGCCAAGCCTTCCTGCAAATCTAAGAAACATCAATTTCGCTGCTCAACAAATTAAATGGTATATTATTGGATTAGTTGGTATTGCAGCTATTATGATAATTGATTTTGATCGATATAAAAATGTAATTTGGTATATGTATGGATTTGGTTTAATCCTACTTCTTGGATTAGAATTACATATCCCAGGTGCTCAAACGATTAAAGGTGCTACCGCATGGTACAGTATACCCGGTGTAGGTAACTTCCAACCATCTGAGTTAATGAAAATTTTTATGATCATCATTTTAGGAACGGTCATTTCAAGACACAATGAAACGTATGCAGTACGTGGAAAAAGAGAGGATATTTTACTTTTAGGTAAAATATTTGGTTTTGCGGTGCCACCATTACTATTAATTGCTAAAGAGCCCGACTTAGGAAATACAATGGTTATGTGCGCAATTATAGCATCAATGATCTTAGTTTCTGGAATTCGTTGGCGCTATATCCTTGGACTAGTTGCTTTAACAGTCGGCCTTGGTTCTTTGATGGTTTATCTATACTTTTACCATTTTCAGTTTTTCACATCTCACATACTGGAAGAATACCAGTTAAATCGTTTTTACGGCTGGTTAGCACCATATGAATATCCATCTCAAGGTTATCAGCTTACTCAGGCATTAATGGCAGCTGGTTCTGGTATGCTAACAGGAAAAGGTTTCCATAACGGTGAGGCATACTTTCCTGAGCCGCATACAGATTTTATCTTCACAGTAATTTGCGAACAATATGGTTTTATAGGAGCAAGTATAGTAATCTCATTATTCTTCTTATTAATTTATCGAATGATTCATATCGCGTTAGAAAGTAATGATAAATTTGGTAGTTATATTTGTGCTGGAGTAGTTGGTATGTTCACTTTCCAAGTATTCCAAAATATTGGTATGACAATTGGGCTACTACCAATTACAGGTATCACTCTACCATTCGTAAGCTATGGTGGAAGTTCACTAGCAACCAACCTGCTAGCAATAGGTTTCATCCTAAACGTAAGATCTCGAACAAATAAATACATGTTTGACTAA
- the prpE gene encoding bis(5'-nucleosyl)-tetraphosphatase PrpE, producing MKYDVIGDIHGCYNEFVALTKTLGYLWENNIPVHPNDRRLVFVGDLTDRGPKSLAVIKVVYELVMKQKKAYYSPGNHCNKLYRYFLGRNVKIQHGLETTVAELEALNGKERSHYEESFKKLYEGSPLYHVLDHGMLVVSHAGIREDMIGKHSNNVKTFVLYGDINGEVLPNGMPVRKDWAKEYKGKALIIYGHTPIKEPRELNNTINIDTGAVFGGKLTAFSYPERKITQVQSSMPYIEEKFSFYEEVKSI from the coding sequence ATGAAATATGATGTAATAGGAGATATTCATGGTTGCTATAATGAGTTTGTCGCGTTAACTAAAACACTTGGCTATTTATGGGAAAATAATATCCCTGTCCACCCTAATGATCGCAGGTTGGTTTTTGTCGGTGATTTAACGGATCGTGGACCAAAATCTTTAGCAGTTATAAAAGTAGTATATGAATTAGTGATGAAACAAAAAAAAGCATATTATTCACCGGGCAATCATTGTAATAAGCTTTATCGTTATTTTCTTGGACGTAATGTGAAAATTCAACATGGCCTTGAAACGACTGTAGCCGAATTAGAAGCACTAAACGGTAAAGAAAGAAGTCATTATGAAGAATCATTTAAAAAGCTTTATGAAGGCTCACCATTGTATCATGTTCTTGATCATGGAATGTTAGTTGTTAGTCATGCTGGCATTCGTGAGGATATGATCGGTAAGCATTCCAATAATGTAAAAACATTCGTTTTATATGGTGATATTAATGGAGAAGTACTTCCTAACGGAATGCCTGTAAGAAAAGATTGGGCTAAAGAATACAAAGGTAAAGCCTTAATAATTTATGGTCATACTCCTATTAAGGAACCAAGGGAATTAAATAATACAATAAATATCGATACAGGTGCAGTTTTTGGAGGCAAACTTACTGCATTTTCATACCCGGAACGAAAAATTACACAGGTCCAGTCTTCAATGCCTTATATTGAGGAAAAATTTAGCTTTTACGAAGAGGTTAAGAGCATTTAA
- a CDS encoding RluA family pseudouridine synthase, which translates to MKQFSLKWEVKKEHNGILLREFLKLKELSKRALTDIKFQGGKITVNDEEKTVRTILNESDLVQIYFPIEKPSEELIAEEIPFEIVYEDDAVLIINKPSGIPSIPSREHPNGTLANGLLYYYQSIGLQSTIHIVTRLDKDTSGLMLVAKNRYIHYLFSKNELKSVQRKYIAIVHGQMNESIGVIRAKIARKSDSIIERVVSENGQEAITHYNVLLANRNYSVVELQLETGRTHQIRVHMSSLGHPLIGDDLYGGKNDTLKRQALHSYKLSFTHPIDHFRKKYEIALPPDLIGFLES; encoded by the coding sequence ATGAAGCAATTTAGTTTAAAGTGGGAAGTAAAAAAAGAACATAATGGCATTTTACTTAGAGAGTTTCTTAAATTAAAGGAGCTCTCTAAACGTGCGTTAACAGATATAAAATTTCAAGGTGGAAAAATAACAGTAAATGATGAAGAAAAAACTGTTCGTACAATATTAAATGAATCAGATCTTGTACAAATCTATTTTCCAATCGAAAAGCCAAGTGAAGAGCTAATAGCTGAAGAAATTCCTTTTGAGATTGTTTATGAAGATGATGCAGTTTTAATCATAAATAAACCTTCTGGAATACCGAGTATACCATCTAGAGAGCATCCTAATGGTACTCTAGCAAATGGTTTATTATATTATTATCAATCGATTGGACTTCAATCTACAATTCATATTGTAACTAGATTAGACAAAGATACTTCAGGATTAATGCTAGTTGCAAAAAATCGTTATATTCATTATTTATTTTCTAAAAATGAGTTAAAAAGTGTTCAAAGAAAATATATTGCAATTGTTCATGGGCAAATGAATGAATCTATAGGGGTTATACGAGCAAAAATTGCTAGGAAAAGTGATAGCATTATTGAAAGAGTTGTATCTGAAAACGGGCAAGAGGCAATTACACATTATAACGTCCTCTTGGCAAATCGTAATTATTCAGTCGTAGAACTACAATTAGAAACTGGTAGAACACATCAAATTCGTGTTCATATGTCTTCTTTAGGACATCCCTTAATTGGGGATGACTTATATGGAGGGAAAAATGATACGCTAAAGAGACAGGCGTTGCATAGTTATAAGTTGTCATTTACGCATCCAATTGACCATTTTAGGAAAAAATATGAAATCGCTTTACCACCTGATTTAATAGGCTTTTTGGAATCGTAA
- a CDS encoding NAD kinase, translating into MNFVIMSKGDQESNELMKRMRDYLESFDFKFDEEEPEIVISVGGDGTLLHAFHHYTHLLDKVSFVGVHTGHLGFYADWVPSEVEKLVIAIAKTPFQVVEYPLLEVIIRYKDGRKEMQTLALNECTIKGLEGTLVIDVEIKGQHFETFRGDGLCISTPSGSTAYNKALGGAIIHPSIEAIQIAEMASINNRVFRTIGSPLVLPKHHTCLLKPVRNANFQITLDHKTIVHQDVKSIQCRVAHEKVRFARFRPFPFWKRVVDSFVKE; encoded by the coding sequence ATGAATTTTGTAATTATGTCTAAGGGTGATCAAGAGTCCAATGAGCTGATGAAACGAATGAGAGATTATTTAGAGAGCTTTGATTTTAAATTTGATGAAGAGGAACCTGAAATAGTCATATCAGTAGGTGGCGATGGGACTTTACTTCATGCTTTTCATCATTACACTCATCTTCTCGATAAAGTATCTTTCGTAGGGGTTCATACTGGACACTTGGGATTTTACGCTGATTGGGTACCAAGCGAGGTAGAAAAACTTGTTATTGCAATAGCGAAGACTCCATTTCAAGTAGTTGAATATCCTTTATTGGAAGTTATCATTCGTTACAAGGATGGAAGAAAAGAAATGCAAACACTAGCTTTAAATGAGTGTACGATAAAAGGACTTGAAGGTACTTTAGTGATTGATGTTGAAATAAAAGGTCAGCATTTTGAAACATTTAGGGGTGACGGGCTTTGCATTTCTACTCCATCAGGTAGTACTGCATATAATAAGGCTTTAGGTGGTGCGATTATTCATCCGTCAATTGAGGCGATTCAAATTGCTGAGATGGCATCAATCAATAATCGAGTTTTTCGTACTATTGGATCACCACTTGTTTTACCTAAGCATCATACTTGTTTACTTAAACCAGTGAGAAATGCAAACTTTCAAATTACATTGGATCATAAAACAATTGTGCATCAAGACGTTAAATCGATTCAATGTAGAGTAGCTCATGAAAAAGTACGATTTGCACGTTTCAGACCATTTCCATTTTGGAAGCGTGTTGTTGATTCTTTTGTTAAAGAATAA
- a CDS encoding GTP pyrophosphokinase family protein yields the protein MNGQWESFLAPYEQAVNELKVKLKGIRKQFEETHQHSPIEFVTGRVKPIHSIVNKTIRKGIPLANLETELQDIAGLRMMCQFVEDIKNVVELLRKRKDFKIVEERDYITNKKQSGYRSYHVVVEYPVQTIEGERKVLVEIQIRTLAMNFWATIEHSLNYKYKGQYPKNILERLQRAAEAAFLLDEEMSLIRGEIQEAQAEFSKKNDQ from the coding sequence ATGAATGGTCAATGGGAAAGTTTTTTAGCACCTTATGAGCAAGCAGTAAATGAATTGAAAGTTAAGTTAAAAGGGATTAGAAAGCAGTTTGAAGAAACTCATCAGCATTCCCCTATTGAATTCGTTACTGGGAGAGTAAAACCAATTCATAGTATCGTGAATAAGACAATAAGAAAAGGTATTCCATTAGCGAATTTGGAAACTGAGCTACAAGATATTGCTGGTCTAAGAATGATGTGTCAATTTGTTGAAGATATTAAAAATGTCGTGGAGCTTCTGCGTAAACGGAAGGATTTTAAAATTGTAGAAGAGCGCGATTATATTACGAATAAAAAGCAGAGCGGCTATCGTTCATACCACGTTGTAGTTGAATATCCAGTTCAAACGATTGAAGGTGAACGTAAAGTGCTCGTGGAAATACAAATTAGAACACTTGCGATGAATTTTTGGGCAACAATAGAGCATTCTTTAAACTATAAGTACAAAGGGCAATATCCTAAAAACATTCTTGAACGATTACAAAGAGCAGCTGAAGCAGCGTTTTTACTTGATGAAGAAATGTCTCTAATAAGAGGTGAGATTCAAGAAGCACAAGCCGAATTTTCGAAAAAAAACGACCAATAA
- a CDS encoding CYTH domain-containing protein — protein MAKEIEIEFKNLLTKEEFENLKTFFQINESRFHSQTNYYFETPSFSIKEHGGALRIRKKSATSYTLTLKIKQTVGHLEINQKISESEASNMLETSVLPDGEVKEYINEVKLDLNDLNLIGELTTNRVEFPYEDGLLVLDHSTYLKHEDYELEFEVTDENIGKQQFINLLMNHQIPERKTLNKIKRFFNVKNELDKK, from the coding sequence ATGGCTAAAGAAATTGAAATAGAATTTAAAAACTTATTAACAAAAGAAGAATTTGAAAACCTAAAAACCTTTTTTCAAATTAATGAATCTAGGTTCCATTCGCAAACTAATTATTATTTTGAAACTCCTAGTTTTTCAATTAAAGAACATGGTGGAGCTTTAAGAATTCGCAAAAAGTCAGCCACTTCTTACACATTAACTTTAAAAATTAAACAAACTGTCGGTCATTTAGAAATTAATCAAAAAATTAGTGAATCTGAAGCATCAAACATGTTGGAAACATCCGTATTACCAGATGGAGAAGTAAAAGAATATATCAACGAAGTAAAGTTAGACTTAAATGATTTAAATTTAATAGGTGAATTAACAACAAATCGAGTAGAATTCCCATATGAAGATGGACTCTTAGTCTTAGACCATAGTACATATTTAAAGCATGAGGATTATGAATTAGAATTCGAAGTAACCGATGAAAACATTGGCAAACAGCAGTTTATCAATCTCCTAATGAATCATCAAATTCCAGAGCGTAAAACTCTTAATAAAATTAAACGCTTTTTTAATGTCAAAAATGAGCTTGATAAAAAGTGA
- a CDS encoding DsbA family protein, translating to MNDKQYKKESITLPEKNCTKKSIELYVFIDPLCRNCWDFSTLLKKFHLEYGQYFSSTYIPVNRYYTTKKLLEKRPSQLSFVWEKTASRSDILCDDHLWIDNKELYPYYSAIAIKAAELQGRVAGVNYLKKLQEYYFLMDLDITDQEVLIQCAKDINIDVKEFMEDLHSTHSIKALQCDIKVTKEMHVTEIPSVVFFNENIEEEGLKVSGFESYQTYVKILKLMTNTVLEKRELPDLAEFIKFQPFVTIKELCTIYEKSTQCMELELKKLILRRKVKKIVQKDNIYYQYVV from the coding sequence ATGAATGACAAACAATATAAAAAGGAATCAATCACGCTTCCCGAGAAGAACTGTACAAAAAAATCGATTGAATTGTATGTATTCATAGATCCACTTTGTAGAAATTGTTGGGATTTTAGTACACTTTTAAAGAAGTTCCACTTAGAATATGGTCAATATTTTTCATCTACTTATATTCCAGTTAATCGATATTACACTACAAAAAAACTATTAGAAAAACGACCATCTCAGCTTTCTTTCGTTTGGGAAAAAACAGCTAGCAGGTCTGATATACTTTGTGATGATCACCTTTGGATTGATAATAAGGAGCTTTATCCTTATTACTCGGCTATTGCAATAAAAGCAGCTGAGCTTCAAGGTAGAGTAGCTGGCGTTAATTATTTAAAAAAGTTACAAGAATATTATTTCTTAATGGACTTAGACATTACAGATCAAGAAGTTCTTATTCAATGTGCTAAAGATATAAATATTGATGTCAAAGAGTTTATGGAAGATTTACACAGTACTCACTCAATTAAAGCTTTGCAATGCGATATTAAAGTTACAAAAGAAATGCATGTAACTGAAATACCGAGTGTTGTATTTTTTAATGAGAATATCGAAGAAGAAGGTTTGAAGGTATCTGGTTTTGAGAGCTATCAAACCTATGTAAAAATTTTAAAACTAATGACTAATACAGTGCTAGAAAAAAGAGAACTTCCTGATTTAGCCGAATTTATTAAATTTCAACCTTTCGTTACAATAAAAGAACTTTGTACGATCTATGAGAAATCTACTCAATGCATGGAGTTAGAATTAAAAAAACTAATTTTACGTAGAAAAGTTAAGAAAATTGTTCAAAAAGATAATATTTATTATCAATACGTTGTTTAA
- the pepF gene encoding oligoendopeptidase F: MLEQKAVKKLPTRNEVQEELTWKLEDIYATDAKWEEEYKKVLELIPSFSEFKGKLGESSQTLLNALKKQDEISFLLGKLYTYSHMRYDQDTTNSTYQALDDRAKNLYTKAGSAMSYFVPELLTISDDTLKKFIDENDDLKLYEHSLEEVLKQKPHVLSAAEEEIMAQASEVLSSSSNTFGMLNNADLKFPTIEDENGEEVEITHGRYIHYLESADRRVRKDAFEAVYNTYDAYKNTFASTLSGAVKKDNFKAKVRKYDNARHAALSNNAIPEIVYDQLVSTVNDHLSLLHRYIDIRKKALKLDEIHMYDLFTPLVEEVKMEVKYDEAKEVLLKALKPLGEEYIEILKEAYENRWVDVVENKGKRSGAYSSGAYGTNPYILMNWQDNVNNLFTLAHEFGHSVHSYYTRKNQPYVYGDYSIFVAEVASTCNEAILNEYLLKNTEDPKQRLYLLNHYLETFRGTVFRQTMFAEFEHKIHELAQNGEALTPDLLTKTYYELNQKYFGEDIVIDELIGLEWSRIPHFYYNYYVYQYATGFSAATALSKQILEEGEPAVERYLGFLKSGSSDYPIEVLKKAGVDMTSSQPIVEALKVFEEMLNEMEELLFN; the protein is encoded by the coding sequence ATGCTAGAACAAAAAGCTGTAAAAAAACTGCCGACTAGAAATGAAGTTCAAGAAGAATTAACTTGGAAGTTGGAAGATATTTATGCAACTGATGCAAAATGGGAAGAAGAGTACAAGAAAGTACTTGAATTAATCCCATCATTTTCAGAATTTAAAGGCAAATTAGGGGAATCTTCTCAAACACTTTTAAATGCATTAAAAAAGCAGGACGAAATTTCGTTCTTATTAGGTAAGTTGTATACATATTCTCATATGCGTTACGATCAAGATACAACAAATTCAACATATCAAGCTTTAGATGATCGCGCGAAAAACTTATATACTAAGGCTGGAAGTGCAATGTCGTACTTCGTGCCTGAATTACTAACAATTTCAGATGATACATTGAAAAAATTTATTGATGAAAACGATGACCTAAAATTGTACGAGCATTCTTTAGAGGAAGTTTTAAAACAAAAACCGCATGTTCTTTCAGCAGCTGAAGAAGAAATTATGGCTCAAGCATCTGAAGTATTATCTTCTTCTAGTAATACATTTGGAATGTTAAATAATGCGGATTTAAAATTTCCAACGATTGAAGATGAAAATGGCGAAGAAGTAGAAATTACTCACGGTCGTTATATTCACTATTTAGAAAGTGCAGATCGTCGAGTTCGTAAAGATGCTTTTGAAGCAGTTTACAATACGTATGATGCGTATAAAAACACTTTTGCAAGTACTTTAAGTGGAGCTGTTAAGAAAGATAATTTCAAGGCTAAAGTAAGAAAATACGATAACGCTCGCCATGCAGCATTAAGTAATAATGCTATTCCTGAAATTGTTTATGATCAATTAGTTTCTACTGTAAATGATCATTTAAGCTTATTACATCGCTATATTGATATTCGTAAGAAAGCATTAAAATTAGACGAAATTCATATGTATGATTTATTTACTCCATTAGTTGAAGAAGTAAAAATGGAAGTTAAATATGATGAAGCAAAAGAAGTATTATTAAAGGCATTAAAACCTTTAGGTGAGGAATACATTGAAATTCTTAAAGAAGCATATGAAAACCGCTGGGTAGACGTTGTAGAAAACAAAGGAAAACGTAGTGGTGCATATTCTTCTGGAGCATATGGTACGAATCCATACATCTTAATGAACTGGCAAGACAATGTAAATAATTTATTTACTTTAGCACATGAATTTGGACATTCAGTGCACAGTTATTATACTCGTAAAAATCAACCATATGTTTACGGAGACTATTCAATTTTCGTAGCAGAAGTTGCTTCTACATGTAATGAAGCGATATTAAATGAGTATTTACTAAAAAATACAGAAGACCCTAAACAAAGACTATATTTATTAAATCACTATTTAGAGACGTTTAGAGGTACTGTTTTCCGTCAAACAATGTTTGCAGAATTTGAGCACAAGATTCATGAATTAGCTCAAAATGGTGAAGCATTAACGCCAGATTTATTAACAAAAACATACTATGAACTAAATCAAAAATATTTTGGTGAGGATATCGTAATTGATGAGTTAATTGGGTTAGAATGGAGCAGAATTCCGCATTTCTATTACAACTACTATGTGTACCAATACGCAACAGGATTCAGTGCTGCTACAGCTCTTTCTAAACAAATTTTAGAAGAAGGCGAACCAGCAGTTGAGAGATATTTAGGCTTCTTAAAATCAGGAAGCTCTGATTATCCAATTGAAGTATTGAAAAAAGCTGGGGTAGACATGACTTCTTCACAACCAATCGTAGAAGCATTAAAAGTCTTTGAAGAAATGCTAAACGAAATGGAAGAATTACTATTTAACTAA
- the cls gene encoding cardiolipin synthase → MQFRLKILIFLSIVVCILYFASPTIKFIWLMNFAFFEKSTVFRLISIMFSITAIGVSIIIFLENRNPARTLTWIILLAIFPLFGFVFYLIFGQNYKKKMVYRKKAINDQNANGLINGSDDEEVKDFIYQNKRLEYLINIAAKQSNTPVTMNTFTKVLTNGSETFPKIIEELKKAKHHIHIEFYIVRDDEIGKQLKEILIEKAMNGVKVRFLYDAVGSWKLSRSFVKDLRKAGVEILPFSPVKIPVLNDTINYRNHRKIIVIDSNVGFVGGLNIGDEYLGKDLYFGKWRDTHLYLNGEGVRTLQFIFLQDWYYMTNELIDEKEYFDINSNNYSSKGAIQLVSGGPDRKHEVIKELFFAMITSARESIYIASPYFVPDEDILTALKVAANGGVKVKILMPDRPDKKIVFYASRSYFPELLEAGVEIYEYKQGFLHSKILIVDGEVASVGTANMDMRSFRLNFEVTAFLYLEESIDHLVNDFKHDILESEAIIFNEFKKRPIYKRIFESLSRLMAPLL, encoded by the coding sequence ATGCAATTTCGATTAAAGATTTTAATATTTTTATCAATTGTAGTATGCATTTTATATTTTGCTTCTCCGACTATTAAATTCATTTGGCTAATGAATTTTGCTTTTTTTGAGAAATCTACTGTTTTTAGATTAATAAGTATTATGTTTTCGATAACAGCAATAGGTGTATCGATTATTATTTTCTTAGAAAATAGAAATCCTGCTAGAACTTTAACGTGGATTATTCTCTTAGCCATATTTCCGTTGTTTGGTTTTGTTTTTTATTTAATTTTTGGACAAAATTACAAAAAGAAAATGGTCTATCGAAAAAAAGCAATTAATGATCAGAATGCAAATGGGTTAATCAATGGGTCAGATGATGAAGAAGTGAAAGATTTTATTTATCAAAATAAAAGATTGGAATATTTAATTAATATCGCTGCAAAACAAAGTAATACACCAGTCACAATGAATACTTTTACGAAAGTTTTAACGAATGGAAGTGAAACATTTCCAAAAATCATTGAAGAATTAAAAAAAGCAAAGCATCATATTCATATTGAGTTTTATATAGTAAGAGACGATGAAATTGGTAAACAGCTTAAAGAAATTCTAATTGAAAAGGCTATGAATGGAGTAAAAGTTCGATTTTTATATGACGCTGTAGGAAGCTGGAAGTTATCAAGAAGTTTTGTAAAAGATTTACGAAAAGCTGGAGTAGAAATACTACCATTTTCTCCAGTGAAAATTCCAGTATTAAATGATACCATCAATTACCGGAATCATCGTAAGATCATTGTAATTGATTCAAATGTCGGTTTTGTCGGTGGTTTAAACATTGGAGACGAGTATTTAGGAAAAGATCTTTATTTTGGTAAATGGAGAGATACACATCTATACCTTAATGGAGAAGGTGTGCGAACACTACAATTCATATTTCTACAAGACTGGTATTATATGACGAATGAGTTAATTGATGAAAAAGAATATTTTGATATTAATTCAAATAATTATTCCTCAAAGGGAGCAATTCAATTAGTTTCTGGAGGGCCAGATCGGAAACATGAAGTCATTAAAGAATTATTTTTTGCAATGATTACTAGTGCAAGAGAAAGTATTTATATTGCTTCACCGTATTTTGTACCTGATGAAGATATATTAACTGCGCTTAAGGTGGCAGCAAATGGTGGGGTAAAAGTAAAAATTCTAATGCCAGATCGTCCAGATAAAAAGATTGTATTCTATGCCTCACGTTCTTATTTTCCAGAGTTATTAGAGGCCGGAGTAGAAATATATGAATATAAGCAAGGGTTCTTACACAGTAAAATATTAATTGTAGATGGCGAAGTCGCGTCTGTCGGAACTGCAAATATGGACATGCGAAGTTTTCGTTTGAATTTTGAAGTAACTGCATTTTTATATTTGGAAGAAAGTATTGATCACTTAGTTAATGATTTTAAACATGATATCCTTGAATCAGAAGCAATTATATTTAATGAATTTAAAAAGAGACCTATATACAAAAGGATATTTGAATCATTATCAAGATTAATGGCACCACTACTTTAA
- the mecA gene encoding adaptor protein MecA: protein MEIERINENTFKFSISYLDIEERGFSKDEVWLDRERSEELFWELIDEAHLTEEFIAGGPLWIQVQALDKGLEVVVTKAVISKDGKKVEVNLGEGEKNLEIPFISVDDDDDSEEDDDDDIFESIDEEENEIILSFKNLEDLISLSHSVNQESFESTLYSFQDYYYLYVKFEEDLLDEVQVEYLSSMLLEYGHRSKVTIHVLEEYGKLIYEKTALPHFKSIFPLL, encoded by the coding sequence ATGGAAATAGAAAGAATTAATGAGAATACGTTTAAATTCTCCATATCCTACTTAGACATCGAAGAGAGAGGTTTCTCGAAGGATGAAGTATGGTTAGACCGAGAAAGAAGTGAAGAGCTTTTCTGGGAATTAATTGATGAAGCGCATTTGACTGAGGAATTCATTGCTGGTGGCCCCCTATGGATTCAGGTACAGGCACTAGACAAAGGCTTAGAAGTAGTTGTCACGAAAGCTGTAATTTCTAAAGATGGTAAGAAAGTAGAAGTTAACTTAGGTGAAGGAGAAAAGAATTTAGAAATACCTTTTATTTCTGTAGATGATGACGATGATTCAGAAGAAGATGATGATGATGATATTTTTGAATCGATTGATGAAGAGGAAAATGAAATTATTTTATCCTTTAAAAATCTTGAAGATCTCATTTCTTTATCTCATTCTGTTAATCAAGAATCATTTGAAAGTACACTTTATTCCTTCCAAGATTATTACTATCTTTATGTTAAATTTGAGGAAGATTTACTTGATGAAGTTCAAGTTGAATACCTATCATCAATGTTACTTGAATATGGCCATCGTTCAAAGGTAACTATACATGTTTTAGAGGAATACGGAAAATTGATTTATGAGAAAACAGCGTTACCTCATTTTAAATCAATTTTTCCATTACTGTAA